From the Calliopsis andreniformis isolate RMS-2024a chromosome 4, iyCalAndr_principal, whole genome shotgun sequence genome, one window contains:
- the LOC143178189 gene encoding uncharacterized protein LOC143178189 produces the protein MMEELLSQDASPSGDNYARSEEINSTTIVSFDERILDINARHSLNVLRTPPTKKAKRVRFFRNGDKFYTGIVMAVTPERYRSFDSLATDLTRALLSSVTLPNGVRAIYTMDGRKVQNVNDLEDGKCYVVSGQGEIFKKVEYSSTKVRRGSSLSGLPQSTASTGRQISAIPLCVKARIITLIRHGTKPRKVVRLLLNKRNAPSLEHAMEAITEAVKLDSGAVRKVYTLSGQQVTALEQFFENDDIFVAYGPEKSNQEDFELDFEESKSVQSFRRCPWTMKRQSGPMPRMPRKSGKKMLTTPQVRTPSPSTLILPQPLRLHYAVGHVIGDGNFAVVRHCIHKSTGAEYAMKIVDKYKCQGKETMLASEVAILRQVCHPNIISLIAEQETTDQLFLVMELVKGGDLFDAIAAATKFSEAEASVMIGHLTSALAYLHSHHIAHRDVKPENLLVEMDGSHVRCLKLGDFGLAQIVREPLYTVCGTPTYVAPEILAETGYGLKIDVWAAGVILYILLCGFPPFVSPENEQEELFERILSGHYEFTSPYWDNISDSAKQLISNMLQAQPELRFSAEDVLDHPWLAQSFLGGEQTTASTPTNASEQHWNQQCKPIRLATFEFDFKNQTQIASPQDEVDGASDGRMNIRHNWKEVLSSVELGNVDVLCNVGQNQETLSHDERNFNNGNATDGEPVSLSADCLEDIHNVSQSMHNLINDLRENQVHQYRSKTSHSETSSLNNYTENINLSMKVDNSVLISNYQSTAASCDSNSVQGNISSLNKEDSDIEFNFTTPIKSDIRRKEGIRKKQLYAKFYEDLIDSDNVISKLESDDMKNCNTLLSSIDSLTASSSNDIETSDSFVNIQFAQLTPDQRSNSTQSMESTDSFENICFSYRQELKNDNVCDPNENDCINDIMQLNLTDKSPLANQEKSVTKILQTPTLKVNVSKVPRLHNLSSTKKCSVKVSEETKCTKNEVKLRRERCTPKNDTDVRISTRSKRFSSFLPTAKKVPESILVSDKLISVSTRVGRKFSSTDELRDEKQKQSVKSKRFSLYYTPQPLRKNYESDTKAGKTTCKSISTNRDDRQSNGKTLDINRKKDDISELCEKKILKCRRSVIDSTTVATRSRSSKQSVHNRSTIVNPTVMTSRIK, from the exons ATGATGGAGGAACTATTGAGTCAAGATGCATCACCATCTGGTGATAATTATGCTAGAAGCGAAGAAATAAATTCAACCACTATAGTGAGTTTTGATGAAAGAATATTGGATATTAATGCAAGACACTCTTTAAATGTCCTTCGAACACCACCAACTAAAAAAGCAAAACGAGTGAGATTTTTTAGAAATGgagataagttttatactggtattGTAATGGCTGTGACTCCGGAAAGATACCGCAGTTTTGATAGTTTAGCTACAGACTTAACAAGAGCTTTATTATCAAGCGTTACTTTACCTAATGGCGTTAGAGCAATTTATACTATGGATGGAAGGAAAGTTCAGAATGTTAATGATTTGGAAGATGGTAAATGTTACGTGGTTTCTGGACAAGGAGAAATTTTTAAAAAGGTAGAATATTCGTCTACTAAAGTAAGGAGAGGTAGTTCTCTATCAGGATTACCACAATCTACAGCAAGTACTGGTAGACAAATAAGTGCAATACCATTATGTGTAAAAGCAAGAATCATTACTTTAATTCGACATGGCACAAAACCTCGTAAAGTTGTTCGCCTTTTATTGAATAAAAGAAATGCTCCTAGCTTAGAACATGCAATGGAAGCAATTACAGAAGCAGTTAAATTAGATTCTGGAGCAGTGAGAAAAGTTTATACGTTGTCGGGACAacaagttactgccttagaacagttttttgaaAATGATGATATTTTTGTGGCTTATGGCCCTGAAAAATCAAATCAAGAAGATTTTGAATTGGATTTTGAGGAATCTAAAAGTGTTCAAAGTTTCCGAAGATGTCCATGGACAATGAAAAGACAAAGTGGTCCAATGCCAAGAATGCCACGTAAATCTGGGAAAAAAATGCTTACTACACCACAAGTGCGAACACCAAGTCCTTCCACTTTAATTTTACCACAACCACTTCGATTACATTATGCAGTTGGTCACGTTATTGGAGATGGTAATTTTGCAGTTGTTAGGCACTGCATTCATAA ATCTACAGGTGCAGAATATGCAATGAAAATTGTAGACAAATATAAGTGTCAAGGCAAAGAAACAATGTTAGCAAGTGAAGTGGCAATTTTACGACAAGTTTGTCACCCTAATATTATTAGTTTAATCGCAGAACAAGAGACTACCGATCAATTGTTTTTAGTTATGGAACTCGTAAAG GGTGGGGACTTGTTTGATGCAATTGCTGCAGCAACAAAATTCTCAGAGGCTGAAGCTAGTGTAATGATTGGACACTTAACGTCTGCATTAGCTTATTTGCATTCGCACCATATAGCTCATCGTGATGTTAAGCCAGAAAACCTGTTAGTGGAGATGGATGGAAGTCATGTCAGATGTCTAAAACTAGGTGATTTTGGACTTGCTCAAATTGTGAGAGAACCTTTGTATACAGTTTGTGGAACACCTACGTATGTAGCACCAGAAATTCTTGCAGAAACTGGATACGGTTTAAAG ATTGATGTATGGGCAGCTGGTGTAATATTATACATCTTGCTCTGTGGTTTTCCACCGTTTGTTTCTCCAGAAAATGAGCAAGAAGAATTGTTTGAACGTATCTTAAGTGGTCATTATGAATTCACATCGCCATATTGGGACAATATATCAGATTCCGCCAAACAATTAATTTCAAATATGCTTCAAGCACAACCCGAACTGAGGTTCAGTGCAGAAGATGTGCTTGATCATCCATGGCTAGCG CAGAGCTTTCTAGGAGGCGAGCAGACCACAGCATCAACACCTACCAACGCGTCGGAGCAACACTGGAATCAGCAGTGTAAGCCGATAAGACTAGCAACTTTTGAGTTTGATTTCAAGAATCAAACACAGATTGCCAGTCCACAAGATGAAGTCGATGGTGCATCTGATGGTAGAATGAACATTAGACACAACTGGAAGGAGGTTTTATCATCAGTAGAATTAGGGAATGTTGATGTACTGTGCAACGTGGGTCAGAACCAGGAAACCTTAAGTCATGACgaaagaaattttaataatgGAAATGCAACTGACGGTGAACCTGTGTCTCTTAGTGCAGACTGTTTAGAAGATATTCACAATGTTAGTCAGTCTATGCATAATCTCATAAATGATTTGCGTGAAAATCAAGTTCATCAATATCGTTCCAAAACATCTCATAGTGAAACCTCATCTTTAAACAATTAtactgaaaatattaatttatcaaTGAAGGTGGATAATTCAGTATTAATAAGTAATTATCAGAGTACTGCTGCGAGTTGTGACAGTAATTCAGTTCAAGGAAATATATCATCTCTCAATAAAGAGGATTCTGACATAGAATTTAATTTCACTACACCTATTAAATCAGACATTCGAAGAAAAGAAGGAATTCGGAAGAAACAGCTTTATGCAAAATTCTATGAGGATTTAATAGATTCTGATAATGTTATTTCAAAACTTGAGAGTGATGATATGAAAAATTGTAACACACTTTTGTCCTCGATTGATAGTTTAACTGCTAGTTCCAGCAACGATATTGAAACATCAGATAGTTttgtaaatattcaatttgcacAACTAACACCTGATCAAAGATCAAATTCAACTCAAAGTATGGAGTCAACTGatagttttgaaaatatttgcttTTCATATAGGCAAGAATTAAAGAATGATAACGTGTGTGACCCAAATGAAAATGATTGTATAAATGATATTATGCAATTAAACCTTACAGACAAATCTCCCTTGGCGAATCAAGAAAAATCAGTAACAAAAATATTACAAACACCAACATTAAAAGTAAATGTTTCAAAAGTTCCGAGATTACATAATCTTTCAAGTACCAAAAAATGTTCAGTAAAAGTTTCAGAAGAAACAAAGTGTACGAAAAATGAGGTCAAACTTAGACGTGAAAGATGTACACCAAAAAATGATACAGATGTAAGAATATCAACACGAAGCAAAAGATTTAGCTCCTTTTTACCAACCGCAAAAAAAGTTCCTGAGTCCATTTTAGTCAGTGACAAATTGATCTCTGTTAGCACCAGGGTAGGTCGAAAATTCAGTTCTACTGATGAATTACGAGATGAGAAACAAAAACAAAGCGTGAAATCGAAAAGGTTCAGCTTATACTATACTCCACAACCTTTGCGAAAGAATTACGAGAGCGATACAAAGGctgggaaaactacgtgcaaaagTATATCGACAAATCGTGATGATCGACAaagtaatggaaaaactttggatATCAATAGAAAGAAAGACGACATTTCAGAACTGTGTGAAAAGAAAATCCTGAAATGTCGAAGGTCAGTTATAGATAGTACAACAGTTGCTACAAGAAGCAGATCAAGTAAGCAAAGTGTTCACAACAGATCTACCATTGTAAATCCAACTGTAATGACTAGTAGAATAAAATGA